One bacterium genomic region harbors:
- the rhuM gene encoding RhuM family protein, with the protein MGKIDTEPKKGEIVIYKTSKNEVELTVHFEGETVWLKQNEIAKLFGKERSVVTKHINQIFKDKEIDQKSNVQNLHIAKSDKPVSFYSLDVILAVGYRTNSARAIHFRRWATNVLKDYLLKGYAVNEKYLLEAKSRFNDLQSTVAFLQEKSKHELLAGQEQEILDLLNNYAKTLSLLEQYDKEKLPLVKNGKGKFVLDYQTAVGVIKQIKNKLIDRKEAGDLFGQENGDKLKAIFGNIYRHHTMKLH; encoded by the coding sequence ATGGGCAAAATAGACACAGAACCAAAAAAGGGAGAAATAGTTATATATAAGACTTCCAAGAATGAGGTCGAGTTAACAGTGCACTTTGAGGGGGAGACTGTTTGGTTGAAACAGAACGAAATAGCTAAATTATTTGGAAAGGAACGTTCTGTCGTAACCAAGCATATTAATCAAATTTTTAAGGATAAAGAAATCGATCAAAAAAGCAATGTGCAAAATTTGCACATTGCAAAATCGGATAAACCGGTATCTTTTTACAGTCTGGATGTCATTTTGGCGGTTGGTTATAGGACAAATTCTGCAAGAGCAATTCACTTTAGAAGATGGGCTACGAATGTATTGAAAGATTATCTTCTGAAGGGCTACGCCGTAAACGAAAAATATCTGTTGGAAGCCAAAAGTCGTTTTAATGATCTGCAAAGTACGGTTGCTTTTTTACAGGAGAAATCCAAACACGAATTGTTGGCCGGGCAGGAACAGGAAATACTGGATTTGCTGAATAATTACGCGAAAACCCTAAGCCTGCTTGAACAATACGACAAAGAAAAATTGCCGTTGGTTAAGAATGGTAAAGGAAAGTTTGTTTTGGATTACCAAACAGCCGTTGGAGTGATTAAGCAAATTAAAAATAAATTGATCGACCGAAAAGAAGCCGGTGATTTGTTTGGGCAAGAAAATGGCGACAAGTTGAAAGCAATTTTTGGGAATATCTATAGACATCACACTATGAAATTGCACTAA
- a CDS encoding Fic family protein: protein MYSSLEEKAAHLLYFVIKDHPFVDGNKRTAAFLFVYFLDKNNYLYKETGEKKINDNALTALALLIAVSAPEEKDRLVKIVTNLLLD from the coding sequence TTGTATTCTTCATTGGAAGAAAAAGCGGCGCACTTGTTGTATTTTGTGATAAAGGACCATCCGTTTGTCGATGGAAATAAGCGAACGGCGGCATTTCTGTTTGTGTATTTTTTGGATAAAAACAACTATCTCTACAAAGAAACGGGTGAGAAAAAAATCAACGATAATGCGTTAACCGCGCTGGCGCTTTTGATTGCGGTCAGTGCGCCGGAGGAAAAGGATAGATTGGTAAAGATTGTTACAAACTTGCTTTTGGATTAA
- the rpsP gene encoding 30S ribosomal protein S16: protein MLKIRLTRTGKNRHASFRVVVTEHTNPVKGKAMELVGSYNPHGADGTKLTVKADRIKYWMSKGAALSPTVNNLLIDQKIIEGKKVQSWKAPKKEVKPEDAVKVVATPVTPEASVAEVKPEEKSAA from the coding sequence ATGTTAAAAATCCGTCTTACCAGAACAGGCAAGAACCGCCACGCGAGTTTTCGTGTCGTGGTTACTGAACATACCAATCCGGTAAAAGGTAAGGCGATGGAATTAGTTGGTTCGTATAATCCGCATGGGGCGGACGGAACAAAACTGACAGTTAAAGCTGATCGGATTAAATATTGGATGTCAAAGGGCGCGGCATTATCCCCAACGGTAAACAATTTGTTGATCGATCAAAAAATTATTGAAGGTAAGAAAGTGCAATCTTGGAAGGCACCGAAGAAAGAAGTTAAACCGGAGGATGCAGTCAAAGTCGTAGCAACACCAGTCACCCCAGAAGCTTCAGTGGCAGAAGTCAAACCAGAAGAAAAATCAGCAGCGTAA
- a CDS encoding KH domain-containing protein — protein MAERKSQDVEFVEYVIKSIVDHPDDVKVERTVDEMGVLISLVVNPEDMGQVIGRSGATAKSVRTLLRVIGARNNARVNLKIVEPEGSTRGINKDATPGAPVAPKAEKGAVDKETALDEAIDDLNI, from the coding sequence ATGGCAGAGCGAAAGTCACAAGACGTAGAATTTGTAGAATACGTCATAAAGAGTATCGTCGATCATCCGGACGACGTAAAAGTGGAACGCACCGTTGACGAAATGGGTGTGTTAATTTCGTTGGTCGTGAACCCGGAAGATATGGGCCAAGTAATCGGCCGTTCGGGCGCGACAGCAAAGTCTGTCCGCACGCTATTGCGTGTGATCGGCGCGAGAAACAATGCCCGCGTGAATTTGAAAATTGTCGAACCGGAAGGTTCCACCCGTGGCATTAATAAAGACGCCACCCCTGGAGCACCAGTGGCTCCGAAGGCTGAAAAAGGCGCGGTAGATAAAGAAACCGCGTTGGACGAAGCCATCGACGACCTCAACATATAA